One genomic segment of Mesorhizobium shangrilense includes these proteins:
- a CDS encoding LLM class flavin-dependent oxidoreductase, with the protein MPTESRQLNLNLFIYPGGHHEAGWRYKDSAPERVLDIAYYQELAKKAEASKFDALFFADGPALADNIRYASRFRLEPLTWISALAAVTERIGFIATASTTYNEPYNLARLFASVDHLSGGRAGWNIVTTGDASAALNFGFDRHPTHADRYERASEFVDVVTKLWDSWEDDALVSDRESGIFADTDKIHPINHIGKYHRVKGPLTLPRSPQGRPVYVQAGSSEDGRSFASRYAEAIFTAHQTLGNAQEFYADIKARVKSVGRNPDHVKVLPGISPFIGSTEAEARALHDEFNELTQPEYSLDQLRRIVDADLSGYDLDGPFPRELISLEGERGASSRFHVVLDIIEREDPTIRQLLHRLAGARGHWVQAGTPEQIADKIQEWFDNGAADGFNVMPPYLQGGFDVFAEEVVPILRRRGLFRHDYDGATLRDHFGLPRPDSTFSHPQKATA; encoded by the coding sequence ATGCCCACCGAATCACGACAGTTGAACCTCAACCTTTTCATCTATCCTGGCGGCCATCATGAAGCCGGCTGGCGCTATAAGGATTCCGCCCCTGAGAGAGTGCTGGACATCGCCTATTACCAGGAACTGGCGAAAAAGGCCGAGGCGAGCAAGTTCGACGCGCTGTTCTTTGCCGATGGGCCCGCGCTCGCCGACAACATCCGCTACGCAAGCCGCTTCAGGCTGGAGCCGCTGACATGGATTTCGGCACTCGCCGCCGTGACGGAGAGAATAGGCTTCATCGCGACCGCTTCGACCACCTACAACGAACCCTACAACCTGGCCCGGCTGTTTGCTTCTGTCGATCATCTGAGCGGCGGGCGCGCCGGTTGGAACATTGTCACCACGGGCGATGCGTCGGCAGCGCTGAATTTCGGCTTTGATCGACATCCAACCCACGCCGACCGTTACGAGCGCGCAAGCGAATTCGTTGATGTGGTGACGAAGCTCTGGGACAGCTGGGAGGACGACGCGCTCGTTTCGGACCGGGAGTCCGGCATTTTTGCCGACACCGACAAGATCCACCCAATCAACCACATCGGCAAATATCATCGGGTGAAGGGCCCGCTGACGCTTCCGCGCTCGCCCCAGGGGCGTCCGGTCTATGTCCAGGCGGGCTCGTCGGAAGACGGACGGTCATTCGCAAGCCGCTATGCCGAGGCGATATTTACAGCACATCAGACTCTCGGCAACGCGCAGGAATTTTATGCCGACATCAAAGCGCGCGTGAAGTCGGTTGGCCGCAACCCTGACCACGTCAAGGTCCTGCCCGGCATCAGTCCTTTCATCGGTTCAACCGAGGCTGAAGCCCGCGCACTGCATGACGAGTTCAACGAGCTGACGCAGCCGGAATATTCTCTCGATCAGCTACGCCGCATCGTCGACGCCGACCTTTCCGGCTACGACCTGGACGGGCCATTTCCGCGCGAGCTCATCAGTCTCGAGGGTGAGCGCGGCGCGAGCAGCCGCTTCCACGTTGTACTCGACATCATCGAGCGCGAGGATCCGACGATCCGCCAGTTGCTCCACCGCCTCGCCGGGGCACGCGGGCATTGGGTCCAGGCCGGGACGCCCGAACAGATCGCCGACAAGATCCAGGAATGGTTCGACAACGGTGCCGCGGACGGCTTCAATGTCATGCCGCCCTATCTGCAGGGCGGGTTCGACGTATTCGCCGAGGAGGTGGTGCCGATCTTGCGCCGGCGCGGACTTTTCCGGCACGACTATGACGGGGCAACGCTGAGGGACCATTTCGGTCTGCCGCGCCCTGACAGCACGTTCAGCCACCCGCAAAAGGCGACCGCCTGA
- a CDS encoding ABC transporter ATP-binding protein, whose translation MASHPGGLSGAPVVRVESLVRSFGPRTILDGLSLDIEKGEFVALLGRSGSGKSTLLRALADLDDKVSGSGRLETPDKKSVVFQDARLLPWKRVLENVVLGLDLPDAAQRGRAALEEVGLRGRENAWPVELSGGEQQRVALARSLVRDPELLLADEPFGALDALTRLRMHDLLRQLCARHQPAVLLVTHDVDEAVTLADRVLVLDNGAIAADIVIDVPKPRDHSHRRFGEIRSELLRHLGVETKPVLPI comes from the coding sequence ATGGCGTCGCACCCTGGCGGATTGAGCGGCGCGCCCGTGGTGCGGGTCGAGAGCCTTGTGAGAAGTTTCGGGCCGCGAACCATCCTCGACGGCCTCAGTCTCGACATCGAGAAGGGAGAGTTCGTCGCCCTTCTCGGCCGTAGCGGGTCGGGCAAGAGTACATTGTTGCGCGCGCTCGCCGATCTCGATGACAAAGTCTCCGGGTCCGGCCGGCTCGAAACACCCGATAAGAAATCGGTGGTGTTCCAGGATGCCCGACTGTTGCCATGGAAACGAGTGCTGGAGAATGTGGTTCTTGGTCTCGACCTGCCGGACGCCGCCCAACGCGGACGGGCGGCTCTCGAAGAGGTTGGCCTTCGCGGCCGCGAGAACGCATGGCCGGTCGAACTCTCTGGTGGCGAGCAGCAGCGGGTGGCATTGGCGCGATCGCTTGTTCGTGATCCCGAACTGCTGCTGGCGGACGAGCCGTTCGGTGCGCTCGACGCGCTGACCCGCCTGCGCATGCACGATCTGCTGCGCCAGCTCTGCGCCCGTCACCAGCCGGCCGTCCTGCTGGTGACCCATGATGTGGACGAAGCCGTGACGCTGGCGGACCGGGTTTTGGTGCTCGACAATGGCGCGATCGCCGCCGACATCGTCATCGATGTCCCCAAGCCACGCGATCACAGCCATCGCCGGTTCGGCGAGATCCGCTCCGAACTTCTGCGTCATCTCGGCGTCGAGACAAAGCCTGTGCTGCCGATCTGA
- a CDS encoding ABC transporter ATP-binding protein: MATYHGRVRDAFRENGAFRDVLAFTAHQWSSQPARLGIIMTAVLAATLADLLTPLYMGLLVDAVAGGASAEQTAWDVALSAFFTLMALALAALVMRQVAYIGIIDLTLKMMPNIASDTFRRVQRLSADWHANSFSGSTVRKITRGTSALGLLNDTILDALFPSLIMLIGSTVLLGWYWPVMGLMTACGSLVYIGLPIALSLGYVAPAASLANRWDTKLGGALADAISCNAVVKGFGAEQREEERLAKVIAKWRHRTRRTWVRGTINGTVQGITLLALRAAAIGYSLLLWSDGQATPGDIAFVLTSFFVLQGYLRDVGMHVRNVQRSVNDMEELVEIQNQPLDVADRPEAKPIRITKGRIQFENVHFHYSNHPLPLYSDLSVSIMAGERVGLVGPSGSGKTTFVKLIQRLYDVNGGRILIDGQDISKGTQASLRSQIATVQQEPILFHRSLAENIAYGRPGASHAEIEEAAKLASAHEFIARLPKGYGTLVGERGMKLSGGERQRVAIARAFLVNAPILILDEATSSLDSESEALIQKAMERLMAGRTTLVIAHRLATVRALDRLLVFDRSRIVEEGDHGTLIRLDGGIYRRLFERQALQLTEGLVANA; the protein is encoded by the coding sequence GTGGCAACATATCATGGTCGCGTCAGAGACGCATTCCGAGAGAACGGCGCTTTTCGCGACGTTCTCGCTTTCACTGCCCACCAATGGAGTAGCCAGCCGGCCCGGCTCGGGATCATCATGACCGCGGTGCTTGCGGCCACGCTCGCTGATTTATTGACGCCGCTCTATATGGGTCTACTCGTCGATGCTGTTGCCGGTGGGGCGTCGGCGGAACAGACTGCTTGGGACGTAGCGCTCAGTGCTTTCTTCACGCTGATGGCGCTCGCTCTCGCCGCCCTCGTCATGCGTCAGGTCGCGTACATCGGCATCATCGATCTCACGCTCAAGATGATGCCCAACATTGCGAGCGACACATTCCGCCGCGTCCAACGCTTGTCGGCCGACTGGCACGCCAACAGCTTCTCTGGCTCGACGGTGCGCAAAATCACGCGCGGCACGTCGGCGCTCGGTCTTCTGAACGACACCATCCTGGACGCTTTGTTCCCGTCACTCATCATGCTGATCGGTTCGACTGTGCTGCTTGGCTGGTACTGGCCCGTAATGGGATTGATGACCGCCTGCGGCTCGCTTGTCTATATCGGACTGCCCATCGCGCTGTCGCTCGGCTATGTCGCCCCGGCGGCGAGCCTTGCCAACAGATGGGATACCAAGCTCGGCGGCGCGCTCGCGGACGCCATCAGCTGCAACGCAGTCGTTAAGGGCTTCGGCGCCGAACAACGGGAAGAAGAGCGCCTCGCGAAGGTCATCGCGAAGTGGCGGCATCGGACGCGCCGCACGTGGGTGCGCGGAACGATCAACGGCACGGTCCAAGGCATCACGCTGCTCGCGCTTAGGGCGGCCGCAATCGGCTACAGCCTGCTTCTCTGGTCGGATGGCCAAGCGACCCCGGGCGACATTGCGTTTGTGCTCACGTCCTTCTTTGTGCTGCAGGGCTATTTGCGCGATGTCGGCATGCATGTGCGAAACGTGCAGCGCTCGGTCAACGACATGGAGGAGTTGGTCGAAATCCAGAACCAGCCGCTCGACGTCGCCGATCGTCCGGAAGCCAAGCCGATCCGGATCACGAAAGGCCGCATCCAGTTCGAGAACGTCCATTTCCACTACAGCAACCATCCGCTGCCGCTCTATAGCGACCTCTCGGTTTCAATTATGGCCGGCGAACGGGTCGGGCTGGTAGGCCCTTCCGGCTCTGGCAAGACCACATTTGTAAAGCTCATCCAGCGGCTTTATGATGTAAATGGCGGCCGGATCCTAATCGATGGGCAGGATATTTCAAAGGGGACACAGGCTTCGCTCCGCTCGCAGATCGCGACCGTGCAGCAGGAGCCGATCCTGTTCCATAGATCGCTTGCCGAGAATATCGCCTATGGGCGTCCCGGCGCCAGCCATGCTGAGATCGAGGAAGCCGCAAAGCTCGCCAGTGCGCACGAGTTCATTGCACGCCTGCCGAAGGGCTATGGGACGCTGGTCGGCGAACGGGGGATGAAGCTTTCCGGCGGGGAGCGTCAGCGGGTAGCGATTGCGCGAGCCTTCCTGGTCAATGCACCGATCCTGATCCTCGACGAGGCGACGTCGAGCCTCGATTCGGAGTCCGAGGCGCTGATCCAGAAGGCAATGGAAAGGCTGATGGCCGGCAGGACGACGCTTGTGATCGCGCACCGGCTCGCGACCGTGCGCGCGCTCGACAGGCTGCTCGTGTTTGACCGTAGCCGCATCGTCGAGGAGGGCGATCATGGCACGCTGATCCGCCTCGACGGCGGCATCTACCGGCGCCTGTTCGAGCGGCAGGCGCTGCAACTGACGGAGGGGCTGGTCGCCAATGCTTAA